One region of Nitrospinota bacterium genomic DNA includes:
- the corA gene encoding magnesium/cobalt transporter CorA, which produces MIDAFLLLKDGTLKRSQDVEEVFRLVEEAGDGWNLWLDLEAPHEEEFGLLTALFNFHPLALDACFNQTHHSKMDDYDDHLYIIFNTPLWGEEGVRIKTSRLDCFLGPHFLVTHHLEPFPSIQEAKVRCLKREDALSRGADYLLYIILAVLVDNYSPVLERIGDAVEAAEAEVLAKPKPSTLKRLFSLRKEVARLWQLVLRQKEILLRLSDEEHSSIRREQAVYYRDAHGHLARMSDLMESHRDTIAGAVEAFTSLTSNRKNAVVRILTVLVILMFSLALIAGIYGINPRFMPELPSPYGQYAVLGFVAFIAIIMLVFFRWKNRL; this is translated from the coding sequence ATGATTGACGCCTTTCTACTGCTTAAAGACGGCACCCTCAAACGCAGCCAGGATGTGGAAGAGGTCTTCCGCTTGGTTGAGGAGGCGGGTGATGGTTGGAATCTCTGGCTTGACTTGGAGGCTCCACACGAGGAGGAGTTTGGCCTCCTTACGGCCCTATTCAACTTCCACCCCTTGGCCCTGGATGCTTGTTTCAACCAAACCCATCATTCCAAGATGGACGACTACGACGATCATCTCTACATCATTTTCAATACTCCTCTATGGGGTGAGGAGGGTGTTAGAATTAAGACCTCCCGGCTCGACTGTTTCCTGGGACCACACTTCCTCGTTACTCACCACCTGGAGCCCTTTCCATCCATCCAGGAGGCCAAGGTGCGATGCCTTAAAAGAGAAGATGCTCTCAGCCGAGGCGCCGATTACTTGCTCTACATAATCTTGGCCGTCCTAGTGGATAATTACTCCCCGGTGCTGGAAAGAATCGGTGATGCTGTTGAGGCCGCCGAGGCAGAGGTGCTCGCCAAGCCCAAGCCCTCGACTCTAAAGCGCCTCTTCTCGCTCAGGAAGGAAGTGGCCCGTTTGTGGCAGCTCGTTTTACGACAAAAAGAGATTCTCTTGCGGCTGAGCGATGAGGAGCATTCATCAATTCGCCGAGAACAGGCCGTCTACTATCGGGACGCTCACGGCCACCTTGCCCGTATGTCGGACCTAATGGAATCGCACCGTGACACCATCGCCGGAGCGGTAGAGGCCTTTACCTCGCTTACGAGTAACCGCAAGAACGCGGTGGTCAGAATCCTAACCGTTCTGGTCATCCTGATGTTTTCCCTTGCGCTCATCGCCGGCATCTACGGTATTAACCCCCGGTTCATGCCCGAGCTTCCGTCGCCATACGGCCAATACGCCGTGTTAGGATTCGTGGCCTTCATAGCCATAATCATGCTTGTTTTCTTCCGATGGAAGAACCGGCTCTGA
- a CDS encoding Trk family potassium uptake protein, with translation MLAYLNSHLTTRWIFRAPFYLLGLGATAILVLQYGFGWSLGSNGAMVAVQRGFLYGFVGFYLMVAAFITPKTLLLRSGLVETLLSALVIWTEVEPSTIIPSSAVLLAVEVYAAFALLYALSTLLLNPELVVSRWGNLRLSRPQLVVFSFLAVIGLGTLGLSLPKATVSPDGIGLIDTIFTATSAVCVTGLTVINVAQDLSTLGQGFLLALIQLGGLGLMTFTAFFSLILGRDLSLRGELVLRDTLDVRTVGRITSLVLGILTITIIAEGIGTILLFVSWPTDLPSTAHGIFWSLFHSVSAFSNAGFSLLPTNDFSIYRGAFVVNYTLMALIVVGGVGFFVIQNLLRVSPWGGGTDQKRPRLTLHTKLVLTITAVLILIGATLFFTLERNASMAGYTIGEQITASLFQAVTSRTAGFSTVPIGQLTYSAAFLLMILMFIGASPGSTGGGVKTSTIGILLGTIRSILKGRTETEIFNRTIPQDQVNRALAIIFIAFGVISASVFALMIVEGRPFIDVLFETISAFGTVGLTRGMTSELSSAGKVILIFTMLAGRIGPLTLALAIAERGVRGEYEYPQEYVMLG, from the coding sequence ATGCTCGCCTATCTAAACTCCCATCTTACAACCCGGTGGATCTTCCGGGCGCCCTTCTACCTCTTGGGCCTTGGTGCAACCGCCATCCTTGTGCTCCAGTACGGTTTTGGGTGGTCGCTAGGCAGCAATGGAGCAATGGTGGCCGTCCAGCGGGGCTTTCTTTATGGCTTCGTCGGCTTCTACCTTATGGTGGCCGCATTCATAACTCCCAAAACTCTTCTGCTGCGAAGCGGCTTGGTGGAGACGTTGCTCAGCGCCTTGGTGATATGGACCGAGGTTGAGCCGTCAACGATTATCCCATCGTCGGCAGTCCTGCTGGCCGTGGAAGTTTACGCCGCATTTGCACTCTTATACGCCCTAAGCACTTTACTCCTAAACCCGGAACTCGTGGTCAGTCGTTGGGGAAACCTTCGGCTCAGCAGGCCCCAACTCGTCGTCTTCAGCTTCCTTGCCGTAATCGGCCTGGGCACCCTCGGACTCAGCCTCCCCAAGGCGACGGTCTCCCCGGACGGCATAGGGCTCATCGACACCATTTTTACGGCCACCAGCGCTGTCTGCGTCACGGGCCTGACCGTCATCAACGTCGCACAAGACCTCTCGACTCTTGGCCAAGGCTTCCTGCTTGCCCTCATCCAGCTAGGGGGTCTGGGGCTGATGACATTCACCGCCTTTTTCTCCCTGATCCTGGGCCGGGATCTAAGCCTCAGGGGTGAGCTCGTCTTGAGAGACACTCTAGATGTTCGGACCGTAGGCCGTATCACAAGCCTCGTTCTCGGGATCCTCACTATTACCATTATCGCCGAGGGTATCGGGACCATACTCCTCTTCGTCTCCTGGCCCACCGATCTCCCATCGACGGCACACGGAATTTTCTGGAGCCTATTCCACTCTGTCAGTGCTTTTAGCAACGCCGGCTTCAGCCTTCTTCCCACGAACGACTTTTCCATCTACCGTGGAGCGTTCGTCGTCAACTACACCTTGATGGCCCTTATCGTGGTTGGAGGAGTAGGCTTCTTCGTCATCCAAAATCTTTTGCGGGTAAGCCCGTGGGGCGGTGGAACCGATCAGAAACGGCCCCGCCTCACGCTCCACACTAAGCTAGTTTTAACCATAACGGCTGTCTTAATATTAATCGGTGCGACGTTGTTCTTCACCTTAGAGCGAAATGCCTCCATGGCCGGATACACTATCGGCGAGCAGATAACGGCCTCCCTATTCCAGGCCGTTACCTCAAGGACGGCAGGCTTCAGCACTGTCCCTATCGGTCAGCTGACCTATTCAGCGGCTTTCCTCCTCATGATTCTTATGTTTATCGGAGCCTCTCCGGGCTCGACTGGCGGTGGGGTAAAGACCTCGACCATAGGGATTCTACTTGGGACCATCCGGAGCATCCTCAAAGGTCGGACCGAAACCGAGATATTCAATAGGACCATCCCTCAAGATCAGGTCAACCGAGCTTTGGCCATCATTTTTATCGCTTTCGGCGTTATCTCTGCATCAGTCTTTGCCCTTATGATAGTGGAAGGCCGACCTTTCATAGATGTCCTCTTTGAGACCATCAGCGCCTTCGGAACCGTGGGCCTTACGCGGGGGATGACGTCGGAGCTCTCTTCTGCAGGCAAGGTAATACTCATTTTCACCATGCTGGCGGGGCGTATAGGCCCTTTGACTCTGGCACTGGCCATCGCCGAGCGGGGAGTCAGGGGTGAGTATGAATATCCCCAGGAATATGTCATGCTAGGGTAA
- a CDS encoding TrkA family potassium uptake protein — translation MARFAVIGLGRFGMSLATHLTEAGAEVVAIDADRRVIENIKDEVTVAVALDATDEHALRAQNLEKVDAAIVCIGESFEANQLATLLLKNIGVKRIIAKANTTTQRHILQLIGADQVISPEEEMGAKLAKRLLVPFALEMIPLAEGFSMIEINAPAAFVGKALKDLKLRQRFGINVVAIKKHHPPESEGATLVIASIDNLPSPESIINEYDILIIIGHEDGLRQLGKHSGS, via the coding sequence ATGGCTCGGTTCGCTGTAATAGGCCTGGGGCGATTTGGGATGAGCTTGGCTACCCACCTAACCGAGGCTGGGGCTGAGGTCGTGGCCATCGACGCAGACCGGCGGGTCATCGAGAATATTAAAGACGAGGTGACGGTGGCCGTGGCCCTAGACGCCACCGACGAACACGCCCTGCGGGCGCAAAACCTGGAGAAGGTTGATGCAGCCATCGTCTGCATAGGGGAGAGCTTTGAGGCAAATCAGCTGGCTACGTTGCTGCTTAAAAATATTGGTGTAAAAAGAATCATCGCCAAAGCCAACACCACTACGCAGCGCCACATCCTCCAGCTCATCGGCGCTGACCAAGTCATCTCCCCTGAGGAAGAGATGGGAGCAAAGCTCGCCAAACGTTTGCTTGTCCCATTCGCCCTGGAAATGATTCCCCTCGCAGAGGGCTTTAGCATGATTGAAATAAACGCGCCTGCCGCCTTCGTCGGTAAGGCGCTCAAAGACCTAAAGCTCCGTCAACGCTTCGGCATTAATGTCGTTGCCATCAAAAAACACCATCCGCCGGAGAGCGAGGGCGCCACCCTCGTCATCGCCTCGATCGACAACCTGCCAAGCCCCGAAAGTATCATCAATGAATACGACATTCTAATCATCATCGGACACGAGGATGGACTGCGCCAGCTCGGGAAGCACTCAGGGAGCTGA
- a CDS encoding DedA family protein, protein MWTLVDFMTGYTAPFIYIFIFFGLFAGGLGAPIPEDLLLLIGGFLSWAGYTDLYLTIAISITGAVVGDYLVFYLGRKWGSNVLGHPRLSRWLTSHRLSRIHDHFDRYGGKTIFFARFFAGFRMAVYLVAGSIRMNAQKFILTDLCGAAVSVPLVTLLGIF, encoded by the coding sequence GTGTGGACGCTCGTTGATTTCATGACCGGTTATACGGCGCCGTTTATCTATATTTTCATATTCTTTGGCTTGTTCGCCGGGGGACTTGGGGCTCCAATACCTGAAGACCTTCTGCTGCTTATCGGTGGATTTTTATCCTGGGCGGGCTACACTGACCTATATCTGACAATCGCCATCTCCATCACAGGCGCCGTAGTCGGTGACTACTTGGTATTTTACCTAGGGCGCAAGTGGGGCTCTAACGTTCTGGGACACCCTAGGCTTAGTCGCTGGTTGACGAGCCATCGCCTTTCGAGAATCCACGACCATTTTGACCGCTATGGCGGCAAAACAATCTTCTTCGCTCGCTTCTTTGCTGGTTTTCGGATGGCCGTTTACCTCGTTGCCGGCAGCATCCGGATGAACGCGCAGAAGTTCATTTTGACGGATTTGTGCGGGGCCGCCGTCAGCGTTCCCCTCGTCACCCTGTTAGGTATTTTCTGA
- a CDS encoding DUF1571 domain-containing protein, translating into MYRKTVWWIMAVWLLTGFTQAAEPVGTDDLSPRSLVQSAYRASKSLNAYTCKLTNITRHRGADGRYNAEKINVLAYAFRKPGQIRMRWIEPRLKRGQVAVYNHKILHVSRWWWPFALKVDPDSPTGMDDFHHPIYRSDLASLMGIVVQDMVKVTEEAYEGQVAVGKRRGHRVVLYTAKKRVVLTIDTEHLLPLAIEQYDRESGLLFDGGYFEDLELSPPLEDSLFDL; encoded by the coding sequence ATGTACCGAAAAACCGTATGGTGGATAATGGCGGTTTGGTTGCTGACGGGATTCACTCAGGCTGCGGAGCCCGTGGGGACGGACGACCTCTCCCCAAGGAGCTTGGTGCAGTCTGCCTATCGAGCGTCAAAATCGCTTAACGCCTATACCTGCAAGCTTACGAACATCACCCGACACCGCGGAGCCGACGGGCGTTACAACGCCGAGAAGATAAACGTGCTCGCGTACGCTTTCCGGAAACCAGGGCAGATACGAATGAGGTGGATAGAGCCACGACTCAAGCGCGGCCAGGTCGCCGTCTACAATCATAAAATCCTCCATGTCTCTCGTTGGTGGTGGCCCTTCGCCTTGAAGGTTGACCCGGACAGCCCAACGGGCATGGATGATTTTCACCACCCCATTTATCGATCCGATTTAGCATCCTTGATGGGCATCGTCGTCCAAGATATGGTCAAAGTAACGGAGGAGGCCTATGAAGGCCAAGTGGCCGTCGGAAAACGGCGGGGTCACCGGGTGGTGTTGTATACGGCGAAGAAGCGGGTTGTGCTTACGATAGACACAGAGCATCTGTTGCCCCTGGCAATTGAGCAATACGACCGCGAGTCGGGGCTTCTTTTCGATGGCGGGTATTTCGAAGACCTGGAGCTGAGCCCCCCGCTAGAAGACTCGCTTTTCGACTTATAA
- the ftsH gene encoding ATP-dependent zinc metalloprotease FtsH yields the protein MEWLKSKTSVGGKPGDKRARRKKTQFSLWYFVAAFLILSFINTQLLREEITHLPYSEFKTLLASGRVVTAEIEREHIKGTIKEGDKTKKFRTVRVEDPKLVELLGAHDVEYTGQAENTVLANLLSWVIPPLIILAIWIVILRRMGPGGAGVMSFGRSRAKIYAEDETKASFDDVAGVDEAQEELEEIIEFLKHPEKFRHLGATIPKGVLLVGPPGTGKTLLARAVAGEAKVPFFSISGSEFVEMFVGVGAARVRDLFSQAAERAPCIIFIDELDAIGKARGANPLGGHDEREQTLNQLLVEMDGFDPRMGVIIMSATNRPEILDPALLRPGRFDRQVVVDRPDLLGREAILGVHVKKIKLSPDVDLNVVARRTPGFVGADLANIVNEAALLAARREKQLVEMEEMDEAIDRAILGLEKKSRVISPRVKEIVAYHESGHALVAESVEHADPVHKISIVPRGVSALGYTVHTTSEDNVMGFATKAELLDQMAALLGGRVAEEIVFADVSTGAQNDLHRVTNIARDMVKEYGMSDRLGPISYEKERRPLFIGAPGLSGGREYSEETAQAIDEEVKKIIEGTYERVRTILQDQRNMLDRLAKLLLEKEVVEGDELRDLIKAEEI from the coding sequence ATGGAGTGGCTCAAAAGCAAAACTAGTGTGGGAGGCAAGCCAGGCGACAAGCGCGCCAGGCGGAAAAAAACGCAATTCTCCCTATGGTATTTTGTCGCAGCCTTCCTCATCCTTTCGTTCATCAACACGCAACTCTTACGAGAGGAAATCACCCACCTTCCGTATAGCGAGTTTAAAACGCTGCTAGCTTCGGGCCGGGTCGTCACGGCGGAGATAGAACGAGAGCATATTAAGGGGACCATTAAGGAAGGCGACAAGACGAAAAAATTTCGAACCGTTCGGGTTGAGGATCCCAAGCTTGTAGAGCTCCTCGGAGCCCATGATGTCGAATATACCGGTCAAGCGGAAAACACCGTTCTTGCGAACCTTCTCTCCTGGGTTATCCCGCCGCTCATAATCCTCGCCATATGGATCGTCATCCTGAGGCGGATGGGGCCCGGCGGGGCGGGTGTGATGTCATTCGGCCGAAGCCGGGCGAAAATCTACGCCGAGGACGAGACGAAGGCGTCTTTCGACGATGTGGCCGGAGTGGATGAGGCCCAAGAAGAGCTTGAGGAGATTATCGAGTTCCTTAAACACCCGGAGAAATTCCGCCATCTCGGGGCTACCATCCCCAAGGGAGTTCTGCTGGTCGGCCCTCCAGGGACCGGCAAGACACTGCTCGCCAGGGCAGTGGCCGGCGAAGCAAAGGTCCCATTCTTCTCCATTTCCGGAAGCGAGTTCGTGGAGATGTTCGTCGGTGTAGGCGCCGCCCGGGTCCGGGACCTCTTCTCCCAAGCGGCCGAGCGAGCCCCGTGCATAATCTTCATCGACGAGCTCGACGCCATTGGTAAGGCCCGAGGAGCCAATCCCCTTGGAGGCCATGACGAGCGCGAGCAAACGCTCAACCAACTCCTTGTGGAGATGGACGGCTTCGATCCGCGAATGGGCGTCATCATCATGTCGGCCACCAACCGGCCTGAAATTCTCGATCCAGCCCTCTTGCGCCCCGGTCGCTTCGACCGCCAAGTGGTTGTAGACAGACCCGATTTGCTGGGGCGGGAGGCGATCCTCGGTGTCCATGTGAAGAAGATTAAGCTCTCACCCGACGTTGATCTCAACGTCGTGGCCCGGCGTACCCCCGGCTTCGTCGGAGCAGACCTTGCGAACATCGTCAACGAAGCAGCCCTCCTGGCCGCCAGGCGCGAAAAGCAGCTTGTCGAGATGGAGGAGATGGACGAGGCCATCGACCGGGCGATTCTCGGCCTCGAAAAGAAAAGCAGGGTCATCAGCCCCCGCGTAAAGGAGATAGTTGCGTATCACGAGTCGGGCCACGCGCTGGTGGCAGAGTCGGTCGAGCACGCCGATCCGGTGCACAAAATTTCCATCGTGCCGAGAGGTGTGTCGGCGCTCGGCTACACGGTCCACACCACATCGGAAGATAACGTCATGGGCTTCGCCACGAAGGCGGAGCTTCTCGATCAGATGGCCGCCCTCCTCGGAGGGAGGGTGGCCGAAGAGATCGTATTCGCCGATGTATCCACCGGAGCCCAAAACGACCTCCACCGCGTCACGAACATAGCTCGAGACATGGTGAAGGAGTACGGGATGAGCGATCGGCTCGGGCCCATCTCTTACGAGAAGGAGCGGCGACCGCTCTTCATCGGCGCCCCCGGCCTGTCGGGGGGGCGGGAATACAGCGAGGAGACTGCCCAGGCGATCGACGAAGAGGTCAAGAAAATCATCGAAGGCACCTACGAGCGCGTCCGCACAATCCTCCAGGACCAGCGCAACATGCTCGACAGACTTGCCAAGCTGCTCCTGGAGAAAGAAGTGGTGGAAGGCGACGAGTTGAGAGACCTCATAAAAGCCGAGGAAATTTAA
- a CDS encoding ROK family protein — translation MTAAPGSKRKKPSRKKGIIGALDLGGTNIKTALVDRSGAIVARDHRPTEAHGGSRHVIGRMAEAIGDLCSSTGISVTTLVGVGVGFAGPLNPEEGVIYHAPNLPGWSRVPLRARLEKSLGLPVVIENDANAWTLGEHRFGAGRGLSHMVCLTLGTGLGAGIISDGRLLHGTRGLAAELGHMTINARGMRCSCGNRGCLELYASAPAVVRAVRRHLRGAVSSKVLALAAGDPGGLTARVVSQAARQGDRPAQAALEDVGRALGVGIANIANILNPEMVVIGGAVAGAGRYILEPARKEAKRRAFRGATERLKIVRAKLGEDAGMLGAAAPFIGSRP, via the coding sequence ATGACCGCCGCTCCGGGGTCGAAACGCAAGAAACCGAGTCGGAAGAAGGGCATCATAGGTGCCCTGGACCTCGGAGGGACGAACATCAAGACCGCCCTGGTTGACCGTAGCGGCGCCATCGTAGCCAGAGACCATCGGCCCACCGAGGCCCACGGCGGCTCTCGCCACGTGATAGGCCGGATGGCTGAAGCCATCGGCGACCTCTGCTCTTCGACGGGCATCTCTGTCACTACTCTTGTCGGCGTGGGGGTCGGGTTCGCAGGCCCCCTCAACCCAGAGGAGGGAGTGATCTACCACGCCCCCAACCTCCCCGGCTGGTCGCGGGTGCCTCTCAGGGCCCGGTTGGAAAAATCCCTCGGCCTGCCCGTAGTCATAGAGAATGACGCCAACGCATGGACCCTGGGAGAGCACCGCTTTGGGGCTGGCCGTGGCTTAAGTCACATGGTTTGCTTGACCCTGGGCACCGGCCTCGGCGCGGGAATCATCTCCGATGGACGGCTTCTCCACGGCACCCGGGGTTTGGCCGCCGAGCTGGGCCATATGACCATCAACGCCCGAGGCATGCGATGCAGCTGCGGCAACCGCGGGTGTTTAGAGCTCTACGCATCGGCGCCCGCCGTCGTTAGGGCCGTCCGTCGCCACCTGCGGGGAGCGGTTTCCTCGAAGGTTCTGGCACTGGCGGCCGGCGACCCCGGAGGCCTCACGGCCAGAGTCGTCTCCCAGGCCGCGCGCCAAGGCGACCGGCCGGCCCAAGCAGCCCTTGAAGATGTGGGCCGCGCCCTCGGAGTAGGGATCGCCAACATCGCAAACATCCTCAACCCCGAGATGGTCGTCATAGGCGGAGCCGTGGCGGGAGCAGGACGCTACATCCTCGAACCGGCGCGAAAGGAAGCCAAGCGACGGGCATTTCGCGGCGCCACCGAGCGGCTGAAGATCGTCCGGGCGAAGCTCGGCGAGGATGCAGGCATGCTCGGCGCTGCGGCGCCCTTTATAGGGAGCCGGCCATGA